Genomic segment of bacterium:
GCTGGTAGCGCTGGTCTTTTCCTGGGGCCATGTGGAATCGATCATCACGCCGCTCCAGGTCGATACCAGCAAGCTCGACATCCCGATGCTGGAGCGCTTTCTGCAGCAGGAAATCGCCGGGACCAATCTCAGCGCCCTGGATCCGGCGCGACTCGAGCGGGCCTTCGCGCTGGCGCGCCAGCGGAGTCTGGCCCATCGGGCATTGTTTGAGCCGATTCAGCGCTTCGTGTCCGACCTCGCGAATAACGCCGGGACCAAGGTGGTGACCACCGGTGTCCTGAGTCTCGCGACTGATCCGGCGTTTGATGATCAGTTGCGACTGAGGACCCTGCTGCGTCTGGCGCAGGACCCCAGCTTCCCGCCGCAGATTTTCCTCGACATGTCCCCCTCCCATCCCGGAGCCCGGGTCCGGATCGGTCGCGATCTGGGTGACGAAGAGTACGAGGGTCTCGCCACTGTCTGGGCCCCCTTCGGACGCCAGGACAGCAATGGGGGGCGGGTCGGGATTTTCGGGCCTTCCAGGCTCCCCTATGACCTCGCGATTCCGCTGGTGGAGTTCTGTGCCCAGTTGCTCGAGCGGAATCTGCCAACACCTCGTCGGCTGATTAATTGAGCGATGGCCCGGGAACCCCGCAAGGCGAGTCCGGCCACCGGACGCAAGGTGCGACGGGTCTACCTGCCCCTGGCGACCGGTACGGCACCGGGTGCCCTGGTCCCCCTCTCGCCAGAACAGCAGCGGCATCTGATTTCGGCGTTGCGACATGGGGCCGGGGATACAGTCCACTGGTTTGATGGCCAGGGCGTGGCAGGGGTCGGTGAACTGCAAGGAACTGAGCGCTCGGGCTTTCAGATAGCACTTCTCACTCGGGAAGACCTGCCGCCAGCAGGAGGGCTGGACGCGACACTGTTGCTGGCGTTGCCACGTCGCGACTCCCTGGCAGCGTGTGTCGAGTTCGCCACCATCGCGGGCGTCACGACTATCTCCCTCGGTCTCGGGGATCACTCAGCGTACCGGCCAGGTCCGTCGCAGCTTTCAGCGCTGCTCCAGCGGCTCACCGACATCGCGATCGATGCCAGCGAGCAGTCCGGACGATTCACAGTTCCAGCGTTGCGCTGGCTTGGTCCGCTGGCAGAGCATCTGCCTGCTGGTGGGACACTGGCCTGTACCGCCGAAGAGCTGGAGCAGTCTCAGTGCCCATCCCGGCCTCCTTCAGCAGCAGAGCCGTTGCTGCTGGCTATCGGACCTGAAGGGGGCTGGAGCCCCCGGGAACTGGCCGCGTTTGCCGCCGCTGGCTGGACTGGCTGGCATCTGCCGGAGGCGACGCTGACCACGGTCGCGGCCTGTGGCCTGCTTCCCGGTTTATGGCGGTATGGGGCTGGCATGTGTGACCTGCGTGCAACATAACGGGTGGTAAACTCCGGCTGTCAGCTTCCGCTCGCACCACATCGACAAAGAGGGTGAGCCCTACGTCAGCCAAGCGCAAAACCGTCACGGACACCATCGATTTCGCCTCTGATCATGAAGCTCTCGGTGTCCTGGGTCCCAACGACCGGCATCTGCACTACATCCGCTCCAGCACCGGCGCCAAGATCATCGCCCGTGGGACGCATGTGCGTTTTATCGGCGCTCCGGAAGAAGTGGAGCAGTTGACCCGGGTCTTTACGGGCCTGCGGCAACTGGTGCGACGCGGCATCCCCATTGAAGAGCAGGAAATCGACTACATGCTCGGCCAGGGCGACGAGCCGGTCCGGTCAACCGGGGCTCCCGCGATGCCAGGTTCGGGGAATAGTTCGCGACGCGGCCGTCAGGCGGACCCGCTCCAGATGGACGAGCAGGAAGCGGCTCCCCTCGATGATGACCTGGCGCAGAGTGGCACCTTTGAGGCGACTGCGGCAGGCAGGATCCGGGTCCGCCCCAAGTCCGATGGACAGCGGCAGTATCTCGAGGCGATGGAAGGGCACGACATCACCTTCGCCATCGGTCCGGCAGGGACTGGCAAAACGTATCTCGCCACGGCGATGGCGGTCAGCTACCTGTTGTCGCGCAAGGTCCAGCGCATCATCCTGACCCGTCCTGCGGTGGAAGCTGGCGAGTCACTCGGGTTCCTTCCCGGCGACCTGTACGAAAAGGTCGCACCATACTTCCGGCCCCTCTACGACTCGCTCTACGACATGCTCGGAGTGGAGCGGTGTCGTCGCCTGGTGGAAAACGAGATCATTGAAGTGGCCCCCCTGGCGTACATGCGGGGTCGGACCCTGAACCGGGCGTTCATCATCCTCGATGAGGCCCAGAACACGACCCCCAAGCAGATGAAGATGTTCCTGACACGCATGGGGCCGTCTTCGCGGATGGTGATCACCGGCGACCCCTCGCAAAACGACCTGCCGGGAGGGCAGCCAAGCGGGCTCAACGATTCCCTCCGGATTCTGCACGGGGTTCAGGGGATCGGGTTTGTCCAGCTGAAGCAAAAAGACATCATCCGGCATCCGCTGGTGCAGCGGATCGTGGAAGCCTATGACGCCCTTGAAGGGGGGCCTGGTCCGGTGGCCCGGGCACCCTGGCAGCAGCCAGCCCAGCCCTCGCGGCAACCCCTGCCGATGAGTGAGGAAACACCGCTGGAACCACTGGAGCCGTAGCCAGGGGCTTTTACCCACCGTCATCTAACTCAGAGAAACTGTGACACCAGGGTCGGCAGATGGGCCGAGAGTTGGCCGTTGGTCACCACTTCATCAGCCCCCGCCTCACGAGCCGCTTCTAGGAGCGGAGCATTGACATGATCCCCAAAGCAGAGCAGCTGAGTCCCCTGGATGTCGGGATCGGTTCTGATGGTGGCGATAAGTCCGATGGTGTCGATCCCCCTGGCCCGCAGGTCGATCAGCGCGAGGATCGGCTGGTGCCTGCGCAGGGCATCGAGGAACTCGCCTTCGCTGCCGGCAAAGAGGACTTCCAGTCCCAGCATCTGCAGGGGGGACTCGACCTTGGCG
This window contains:
- the hrcA gene encoding Heat-inducible transcription repressor HrcA; translated protein: MTIALRPITERWGLTERQAEILQVVVARYLATGMPIASHDVVAQSSLRMSSATVRSEFLALTERGFLGKPHAQAGRVPTDEALRLYAREMIGHPQLPLADQMRVESTLNAIRNELELLLDETSLLLHNETHCVGVVVAPREQWGHIETIRLVPVEAHGLLVALVFSWGHVESIITPLQVDTSKLDIPMLERFLQQEIAGTNLSALDPARLERAFALARQRSLAHRALFEPIQRFVSDLANNAGTKVVTTGVLSLATDPAFDDQLRLRTLLRLAQDPSFPPQIFLDMSPSHPGARVRIGRDLGDEEYEGLATVWAPFGRQDSNGGRVGIFGPSRLPYDLAIPLVEFCAQLLERNLPTPRRLIN
- the rsmE gene encoding Ribosomal RNA small subunit methyltransferase E codes for the protein MAREPRKASPATGRKVRRVYLPLATGTAPGALVPLSPEQQRHLISALRHGAGDTVHWFDGQGVAGVGELQGTERSGFQIALLTREDLPPAGGLDATLLLALPRRDSLAACVEFATIAGVTTISLGLGDHSAYRPGPSQLSALLQRLTDIAIDASEQSGRFTVPALRWLGPLAEHLPAGGTLACTAEELEQSQCPSRPPSAAEPLLLAIGPEGGWSPRELAAFAAAGWTGWHLPEATLTTVAACGLLPGLWRYGAGMCDLRAT
- a CDS encoding PhoH-like protein; amino-acid sequence: MSPTSAKRKTVTDTIDFASDHEALGVLGPNDRHLHYIRSSTGAKIIARGTHVRFIGAPEEVEQLTRVFTGLRQLVRRGIPIEEQEIDYMLGQGDEPVRSTGAPAMPGSGNSSRRGRQADPLQMDEQEAAPLDDDLAQSGTFEATAAGRIRVRPKSDGQRQYLEAMEGHDITFAIGPAGTGKTYLATAMAVSYLLSRKVQRIILTRPAVEAGESLGFLPGDLYEKVAPYFRPLYDSLYDMLGVERCRRLVENEIIEVAPLAYMRGRTLNRAFIILDEAQNTTPKQMKMFLTRMGPSSRMVITGDPSQNDLPGGQPSGLNDSLRILHGVQGIGFVQLKQKDIIRHPLVQRIVEAYDALEGGPGPVARAPWQQPAQPSRQPLPMSEETPLEPLEP